From one Phycodurus eques isolate BA_2022a chromosome 6, UOR_Pequ_1.1, whole genome shotgun sequence genomic stretch:
- the usp38 gene encoding ubiquitin carboxyl-terminal hydrolase 38 isoform X1: MDKILEGLISSAHTLPVKKAIVKKVVEAAEKDVAAEECRALFAVTTRLVLLGEDAFQKQVGFQVLEAYTRYHRSEFEAFFSKDFVLGLLQQGYEQLEHKDPAVVDYIHCGLRLLISCPAVLQLFAVVQVEVLRMVCERPGPALCARLATLLSDFVQCVPRDKGGVLFCQQLVRTIGYFHCLASQEQELGEYVAHVTKVSTLLQNIWKAEPATLLPSLQEVFAIISSTDPSFEPSIALASLVQYIPVQMITVLIKSLTTDQNVKDANMTKALCRMIDWLSWPLAQHVDTWVIALLKGLAAVQKFTILIDVTLLKIELVFNRLWYPIVRQGALAVLSHMLLSFQHSPEAFHLVIPHVVGLVQSLQADGLPTSKAFLLQFTELAHCMMYQYSGFPDLYDHILEAIKDLPKPSEEKIKLVLNQSAWTSQSNSFTSGPLRQAGKSETGKTGLVNLGNTCYMNSILQTLFMATDFRRHVLSLRLNDSGMLIKKLQMLFAFLAHTQRAAYAPRNFLEVSRPPWFNAGSQQDCSEYLRFLLDRLHEEEKTIQLLESANLSVPADVIDSSSKDATAPTSPEEGEASSLKVDEDDRRTLIERTFGGKLVTGIRCMHCDGVSEKEEPFTDLSLAFCPSRDAAKSDESKTNDSKVVCQGSVNGGSETPVPGTKDQASHFHAVPENEPHLSVPDLVDYFLAPEILDQDNAYFCSKCGSLRRAERTLKLTSAPEYLILTLLRFAYDAKCHVRRKILDNVTIPPRLQLPVHRPSVSSPPQPLLTTSPTLADSPESSENLAKKLKPSRRDEEVQSVRYVLSSVVMHSGVSSESGHYYSYGCDNAAQGDSAYQKEDLSHGEQVRDGPSGQGGGTVPPSDWLLFNDSRVTFASFQSVQNITSRFPKDTAYVLMYRKQEVAGQDSVKGPAANGTRQSTEPPLQKELLDAIIKDNKLYLQEQELNARTQALQAPSSSCSFRPNGSDDNNPPGSCGPSGGGGGGGGGGFNTISRLVF; the protein is encoded by the exons ATGGACAAGATTTTGGAGGGCCTGATTAGCTCTGCTCACACGCTTCCGGTGAAGAAGGCCATCGTGAAAAAGGTGGTGGAGGCGGCCGAGAAGGATGTGGCAGCGGAGGAGTGCCGGGCCCTGTTTGCCGTCACCACCCGCCTCGTTCTGCTGGGTGAGGACGCTTTCCAGAAGCAG GTGGGCTTCCAGGTCCTGGAGGCGTACACCCGCTACCACCGCTCAGAGTTTGAGGCGTTCTTCAGTAAGGATTTTGTGCTGGGCCTGCTGCAGCAAGGCTATGAGCAGCTGGAGCACAAAGACCCGGCCGTGGTGGACTACATCCACTGTGGCCTACGGCTGCTCATTAGCTGCCCTGCCGTGCTGCAGCTGTTCGCCGTGGTCCAGGTGGAGGTGTTGAGGATGGTGTGCGAGCGGCCCGGCCCGGCCCTGTGCGCCCGTCTCGCCACTCTGCTGTCCGACTTTGTGCAGTGCGTGCCCAGGGACAAGGGCGGCGTCCTGTTCTGCCAGCAGCTGGTGAGGACCATCGGCTACTTCCACTGCCTGGCCAGCCAGGAGCAGGAGCTGGGTGAGTACGTGGCCCACGTCACCAAAGTCAGCACGTTACTGCAGAACATCTGGAAGGCAGAGCCGGCCACGCTGCTGCCTTCCCTGCAGGAGGTCTTCGCCATCATCTCTTCCACAG ACCCGTCCTTCGAGCCATCCATAGCCTTGGCCAGTCTGGTGCAGTACATCCCGGTCCAGATGATCACAGTGCTGATTAAGAGTCTCACGACGGATCAGAATGTCAAAGATGCAAACATGACCAAAGCGCTATGCAG AATGATCGACTGGCTCTCCTGGCCTCTGGCCCAGCACGTGGACACCTGGGTCATCGCTCTGCTCAAAGGACTGGCCGCCGTTCAGAAGTTCACCATCCTTATTGATGTCACTCTGCTCAAAATTGAACTG GTGTTCAATCGTCTGTGGTACCCCATTGTGCGTCAGGGGGCGCTCGCCGTCCTCTCCCACATGCTCCTCAGCTTCCAGCACTCTCCTGAGGCCTTCCATCTG GTTATTCCACACGTGGTGGGTCTGGTGCAGTCCCTGCAGGCCGACGGCCTCCCCACCAGTAAAGCCTTCCTGCTGCAGTTCACTGAGCTCGCACACTGCATGATGTACCAGTACTCTGGATTCCCAGACCTCTACGACCACATTTTGGAAGCCATCAAG GATTTGCCGAAACCAAGCGAAGAGAAGATCAAGCTGGTGCTGAATCAAAGTGCCTGGACGTCCCAGTCCAACTCTTTCACCTCCGGTCCGCTGAGGCAGGCCGGGAAGTCCGAGACTGGCAAGACGGGCCTGGTCAACTTGGGCAACACCTGCTACATGAACAGCATCCTGCAGACACTTTTCATGGCCACAGA TTTCAGACGACACGTCTTGTCGCTGCGTCTGAACGATTCCGGTATGCTGATAAAAAAGCTGCAGATGCTCTTCGCCTTCCTTGCGCACACCCAG AGGGCGGCCTACGCTCCCAGGAACTTCTTAGAGGTGTCACGGCCGCCGTGGTTCAATGCGGGCTCTCAGCAGGACTGTTCAGAATATCTCCGCTTTCTCCTGGACAG GTTACACGAAGAGGAGAAAACCATTCAGCTGTTGGAATCTGCCAACCTAAGCGTTCCCGCTGACGTCATAGACTCAAGCAGCAAAGACGCAACCGCTCCGACATCCCCTGAAGAAGGCGAAGCGTCCTCTCTGAAAGTGGATGAAGACGACAGACGTACCCTCATCGAGAGGACTTTCGGCGGAAAGCTTGTGACGGGCATCCGCTGTATGCACTGCGACGGCGTCTCAGAAAAGGAGGAGCCCTTCACGGACCTCTCGCTGGCCTTCTGCCCCTCGCGGGACGCAGCCAAGTCCGACGAGTCCAAA ACCAACGATTCCAAAGTGGTTTGCCAGGGTTCCGTCAATGGCGGCAGCGAGACCCCCGTCCCGGGTACCAAAGACCAAGCCAGCCACTTTCACGCCGTGCCAGAGAACGAGCCTCACCTCTCAGTGCCTGACTTGGTGGACTACTTCCTGGCTCCGGAGATCCTGGACCAGGACAACGCCTACTTCTGCAGCAAGTGCGGTAGCCTGCGGAGGGCCGAGCGGACCCTCAAGTTGACGTCGGCCCCCGAGTACCTGATCCTGACGCTGTTGCGCTTCGCTTACGATGCCAAGTGCCACGTGCGCCGCAAGATCCTGGACAACGTCACAATCCCGCCGCGCCTTCAGCTCCCTGTGCACCGCCCCTCGGTGTCCTCGCCGCCCCAGCCGCTGCTCACCACCTCCCCAACCCTGGCGGACTCCCCCGAGAGCAGCGAGAACCTGGCCAAGAAGCTCAAACCCTCCCGAAGAGACGAGGAAGTCCAGTCGGTGCGTTACGTCCTCAGCTCTGTCGTGATGCATTCGGGCGTGTCGTCCGAGAGTGGACATTACTACTCCTATGGCTGTGACAACGCGGCGCAAGGGGACTCCGCCTATCAAAAGGAGGACTTGAGTCACGGGGAGCAAGTCCGGGATGGTCCGAGTGGTCAGGGAGGCGGCACCGTGCCCCCCAGCGATTGGCTGCTGTTCAATGACAGCAGAGTGACATTTGCTTCCTTCCAATCGGTGCAGAACATCACCAGCCGGTTCCCCAAGGACACGGCCTATGTGCTCATGtacaggaaacaggaagtggcagGGCAAGACTCTGTTAAAGGTCCGGCAGCCAATGGAACAAGGCAGAGCACCGAGCCGCCGCTGCAGAAAGAACTGCTGGATGCCATTATCAAGGACAACAAGCTGTATCTACAG GAACAAGAATTGAACGCTCGGACTCAGGCTCTGCAGGCTCCGTCGTCTTCCTGTTCCTTCAGGCCCAACGGCTCGGATGACAACAACCCGCCGGGGAGTTGCGGCCCGTCCGGagggggtggaggaggaggtggagggggCTTTAACACCATTAGTAGACTGGTCttctaa
- the usp38 gene encoding ubiquitin carboxyl-terminal hydrolase 38 isoform X2, translating to MWQRRSAGPCLPSPPASFCWVGFQVLEAYTRYHRSEFEAFFSKDFVLGLLQQGYEQLEHKDPAVVDYIHCGLRLLISCPAVLQLFAVVQVEVLRMVCERPGPALCARLATLLSDFVQCVPRDKGGVLFCQQLVRTIGYFHCLASQEQELGEYVAHVTKVSTLLQNIWKAEPATLLPSLQEVFAIISSTDPSFEPSIALASLVQYIPVQMITVLIKSLTTDQNVKDANMTKALCRMIDWLSWPLAQHVDTWVIALLKGLAAVQKFTILIDVTLLKIELVFNRLWYPIVRQGALAVLSHMLLSFQHSPEAFHLVIPHVVGLVQSLQADGLPTSKAFLLQFTELAHCMMYQYSGFPDLYDHILEAIKDLPKPSEEKIKLVLNQSAWTSQSNSFTSGPLRQAGKSETGKTGLVNLGNTCYMNSILQTLFMATDFRRHVLSLRLNDSGMLIKKLQMLFAFLAHTQRAAYAPRNFLEVSRPPWFNAGSQQDCSEYLRFLLDRLHEEEKTIQLLESANLSVPADVIDSSSKDATAPTSPEEGEASSLKVDEDDRRTLIERTFGGKLVTGIRCMHCDGVSEKEEPFTDLSLAFCPSRDAAKSDESKTNDSKVVCQGSVNGGSETPVPGTKDQASHFHAVPENEPHLSVPDLVDYFLAPEILDQDNAYFCSKCGSLRRAERTLKLTSAPEYLILTLLRFAYDAKCHVRRKILDNVTIPPRLQLPVHRPSVSSPPQPLLTTSPTLADSPESSENLAKKLKPSRRDEEVQSVRYVLSSVVMHSGVSSESGHYYSYGCDNAAQGDSAYQKEDLSHGEQVRDGPSGQGGGTVPPSDWLLFNDSRVTFASFQSVQNITSRFPKDTAYVLMYRKQEVAGQDSVKGPAANGTRQSTEPPLQKELLDAIIKDNKLYLQEQELNARTQALQAPSSSCSFRPNGSDDNNPPGSCGPSGGGGGGGGGGFNTISRLVF from the exons ATGTGGCAGCGGAGGAGTGCCGGGCCCTGTTTGCCGTCACCACCCGCCTCGTTCTGCTGG GTGGGCTTCCAGGTCCTGGAGGCGTACACCCGCTACCACCGCTCAGAGTTTGAGGCGTTCTTCAGTAAGGATTTTGTGCTGGGCCTGCTGCAGCAAGGCTATGAGCAGCTGGAGCACAAAGACCCGGCCGTGGTGGACTACATCCACTGTGGCCTACGGCTGCTCATTAGCTGCCCTGCCGTGCTGCAGCTGTTCGCCGTGGTCCAGGTGGAGGTGTTGAGGATGGTGTGCGAGCGGCCCGGCCCGGCCCTGTGCGCCCGTCTCGCCACTCTGCTGTCCGACTTTGTGCAGTGCGTGCCCAGGGACAAGGGCGGCGTCCTGTTCTGCCAGCAGCTGGTGAGGACCATCGGCTACTTCCACTGCCTGGCCAGCCAGGAGCAGGAGCTGGGTGAGTACGTGGCCCACGTCACCAAAGTCAGCACGTTACTGCAGAACATCTGGAAGGCAGAGCCGGCCACGCTGCTGCCTTCCCTGCAGGAGGTCTTCGCCATCATCTCTTCCACAG ACCCGTCCTTCGAGCCATCCATAGCCTTGGCCAGTCTGGTGCAGTACATCCCGGTCCAGATGATCACAGTGCTGATTAAGAGTCTCACGACGGATCAGAATGTCAAAGATGCAAACATGACCAAAGCGCTATGCAG AATGATCGACTGGCTCTCCTGGCCTCTGGCCCAGCACGTGGACACCTGGGTCATCGCTCTGCTCAAAGGACTGGCCGCCGTTCAGAAGTTCACCATCCTTATTGATGTCACTCTGCTCAAAATTGAACTG GTGTTCAATCGTCTGTGGTACCCCATTGTGCGTCAGGGGGCGCTCGCCGTCCTCTCCCACATGCTCCTCAGCTTCCAGCACTCTCCTGAGGCCTTCCATCTG GTTATTCCACACGTGGTGGGTCTGGTGCAGTCCCTGCAGGCCGACGGCCTCCCCACCAGTAAAGCCTTCCTGCTGCAGTTCACTGAGCTCGCACACTGCATGATGTACCAGTACTCTGGATTCCCAGACCTCTACGACCACATTTTGGAAGCCATCAAG GATTTGCCGAAACCAAGCGAAGAGAAGATCAAGCTGGTGCTGAATCAAAGTGCCTGGACGTCCCAGTCCAACTCTTTCACCTCCGGTCCGCTGAGGCAGGCCGGGAAGTCCGAGACTGGCAAGACGGGCCTGGTCAACTTGGGCAACACCTGCTACATGAACAGCATCCTGCAGACACTTTTCATGGCCACAGA TTTCAGACGACACGTCTTGTCGCTGCGTCTGAACGATTCCGGTATGCTGATAAAAAAGCTGCAGATGCTCTTCGCCTTCCTTGCGCACACCCAG AGGGCGGCCTACGCTCCCAGGAACTTCTTAGAGGTGTCACGGCCGCCGTGGTTCAATGCGGGCTCTCAGCAGGACTGTTCAGAATATCTCCGCTTTCTCCTGGACAG GTTACACGAAGAGGAGAAAACCATTCAGCTGTTGGAATCTGCCAACCTAAGCGTTCCCGCTGACGTCATAGACTCAAGCAGCAAAGACGCAACCGCTCCGACATCCCCTGAAGAAGGCGAAGCGTCCTCTCTGAAAGTGGATGAAGACGACAGACGTACCCTCATCGAGAGGACTTTCGGCGGAAAGCTTGTGACGGGCATCCGCTGTATGCACTGCGACGGCGTCTCAGAAAAGGAGGAGCCCTTCACGGACCTCTCGCTGGCCTTCTGCCCCTCGCGGGACGCAGCCAAGTCCGACGAGTCCAAA ACCAACGATTCCAAAGTGGTTTGCCAGGGTTCCGTCAATGGCGGCAGCGAGACCCCCGTCCCGGGTACCAAAGACCAAGCCAGCCACTTTCACGCCGTGCCAGAGAACGAGCCTCACCTCTCAGTGCCTGACTTGGTGGACTACTTCCTGGCTCCGGAGATCCTGGACCAGGACAACGCCTACTTCTGCAGCAAGTGCGGTAGCCTGCGGAGGGCCGAGCGGACCCTCAAGTTGACGTCGGCCCCCGAGTACCTGATCCTGACGCTGTTGCGCTTCGCTTACGATGCCAAGTGCCACGTGCGCCGCAAGATCCTGGACAACGTCACAATCCCGCCGCGCCTTCAGCTCCCTGTGCACCGCCCCTCGGTGTCCTCGCCGCCCCAGCCGCTGCTCACCACCTCCCCAACCCTGGCGGACTCCCCCGAGAGCAGCGAGAACCTGGCCAAGAAGCTCAAACCCTCCCGAAGAGACGAGGAAGTCCAGTCGGTGCGTTACGTCCTCAGCTCTGTCGTGATGCATTCGGGCGTGTCGTCCGAGAGTGGACATTACTACTCCTATGGCTGTGACAACGCGGCGCAAGGGGACTCCGCCTATCAAAAGGAGGACTTGAGTCACGGGGAGCAAGTCCGGGATGGTCCGAGTGGTCAGGGAGGCGGCACCGTGCCCCCCAGCGATTGGCTGCTGTTCAATGACAGCAGAGTGACATTTGCTTCCTTCCAATCGGTGCAGAACATCACCAGCCGGTTCCCCAAGGACACGGCCTATGTGCTCATGtacaggaaacaggaagtggcagGGCAAGACTCTGTTAAAGGTCCGGCAGCCAATGGAACAAGGCAGAGCACCGAGCCGCCGCTGCAGAAAGAACTGCTGGATGCCATTATCAAGGACAACAAGCTGTATCTACAG GAACAAGAATTGAACGCTCGGACTCAGGCTCTGCAGGCTCCGTCGTCTTCCTGTTCCTTCAGGCCCAACGGCTCGGATGACAACAACCCGCCGGGGAGTTGCGGCCCGTCCGGagggggtggaggaggaggtggagggggCTTTAACACCATTAGTAGACTGGTCttctaa